The genomic DNA TAAGCAAAAGCTCATTGAGAAGATTCTCGAGGAGAAGAAAAATTCTGTTGTTTCAGCAGCTGGTGTCGCGGATATTTTAGGGTTTAATCCCATGAGTCGTGCGACGCCGCTGACCATCGAGGTTCCGAAAAATATCGATACTAAATTCCGAGAGTGTTATCTCGCACTACAACGGTTAAAAAATATCATCAATAACAAGGAACCTGTTACGCCAGGGTTGGAGTTTGCTTGGGGCATGCTCAAAAACGAGCCGGATAAATTAAAAGAAGTTCAAGATGCGCTCGATCGGATGGAGCAGGGGACGTATGGGATCTGTGAAATTACAGGCGAGCCGATTGATTTAGAACGTCTCAAAGCGGTTCCCTTTGCACGTTATTCGGTCCGCGGCCAACAGGAATTTGAGCGGCGCTCGGCACTGAAAAAGGAGCAGGCTGGCACACTTTTTTCAGAAGAATCCGAGACGATGTTCGGCGATAATTATGAAGAGTCGGAATAAGACGCTCTTTTGGGTTTTGTTTTTGATTATTACCACGGCGGATCAGCTGACAAAGTGGGCGGCGGAGTCCTATCTTCGCCACGGAATTGTCTTTAACAAATGGTTTAGTCTTCGGGTATCGCACAATACCGGTTGTGCTTGGGGGCTATTGCCAAACCAGAGCCTTACATTGGCCTGGATCGGTTTTGGAGCCTTAATTCTTGCAGTTTTATTTCGCAAAAAGCTAAACTGGTATGCATCGCCATGGATTTCTTCATGTCTTCTCGGAGGGATTTTGGGCAATGTTCTCGATCGCTTTATCCGAGGATATGTGGTCGATTTTGTCGTTATCAATTTACAAATTTATCGCTGGCCAGCATTTAATCTCGCGGATGCAGCAATGTGTATTGCATTGGTGTGTTGGTTATTTTCACGCCGTTAGTTTTTCTGGGAAATCAGCCAAAGATACTTGACGTGAGCCCCAGATCGTGGTACGGTAAAAACCATGAGAGTCTCCGCGTGGAAGGACGACGTATCGAGGAAATGGGCACGATGGGCGCTTGGGTTATTGGTCTTTTTTTCAGGATGTACGACGGCAAAGCGGGGATCACATAGTGGTTCGGATCCGTATATTGAGATGGCCGAGTCGCTGCAGCACGAGGGACTAGGCGATTTACCGAGAGTAACGCAGCAGCGGGAGGAGGATGCTTATGCCCTCAACGGGCGTGAGCTCGACTTATATGAGTTGCTCGACGTCGCCCTACGGCGCAATCCCTCAACGCGCATCGCATGGCACCAGATGTGTGCGGCTTCAGCGGCTAAAAAGAAGGCCGATAGTGCATTTTATCCTTCCGTTGATGTAGGTCTTAAGGGGATACGAACGGAACAACTTGGAAATGCCGTCGTTGATGAGAATAAAAAGGTTCGAATGAAAACGAACCTGTCGACGGTTTTATCTCCGGAGGTAGGAGTTTATTATTCGCTATTTAAATTTGGTGCGCATAAAGAGGCTTCTCATGCGGCATTACGTAACCTCGAAGCGGCGCATTTTCAGTTTAGCCAGGCGATTCAAGATGCCGTTTTCTACGTTGCGTTAGCGTACTTCGGTCTCGATTCTGCCCTTGCGACGGTTGAAGCGAATCAACAAAATCTAGAGGACGCAAAAGTTGCCTTAGATGTTGCTCGGAATCGACACGAGTCTGGGTTAGCCAGTAAACAAGACCTTTTGAAGGCACAGGCGGCGTATTCGGCGGCAGTTTTTGATCTCGAGAGCTCGCAATCGGCAGTCGCCTCAGCGCAGGCAAAGTTAGCGCTTTCTTTGGGAGTTTATGTGTCGTCGAATCTTAAAATTACGCGTGTAACGTCGGTAGTAGCACCACCGGTGGATGAGATCGAAGCAACCTTAACCCAAGCGCTTGGTGCGAGACAAGATCTACGCGCTCTGGAGAAAAAACTTGAGGCAAAGCGGCATCAGCTCAAGGCCAAAGAACGTGATTATTATCCGGAATTGATCACAGGCCTTACTGCCTCGCGACAGAAGATCCGACATATTTCGGGGATGTACAACAACTTTTCGGCCTATGTGGGCGTACAGTGGAATATTTTTGATGGATTTTCGCGGACGGCCGAGCGCTTGATGGCGCGTGAGGAGATGAGAATTGCCGAAATGGAACTTCGAGCGAAAGAGCTTGATATAACGAGCCAAGTTTGGGAGCATTTTTACGCGTTGAAGTCGGCGGTCCAGAAGCTTGAGGCGGCGAAAGAGTCCGAAAACTGTGCACAAGAAGCCTTTAATTATACTCGCGAGGCGTACCAAAATGGGCTTTGTTCGTTTACGGATTTGTTAACGTCGCAGAGTGCGCTTTCGCTCGCACGCCGACAACTAGTTTGTGCGAAAAATGACTTATCAATTGAGTGGGTCCAGTTAGCTCACGCCAGTGGTCAGGCATTGAAAAAGGATGATATTTATGAGAAAATTTAAGCAGTTAGGGCACGTGTTTTGCGCCCTTGGTCTATTGTTAACCGGTTGTGGAAAACAAGAACAACCTCAAAAAGGACGTCCACCGGTACCGGTGATCATGACGCAGGCGATTCAGCAGGATCTTCCCGTAACTCTAGGTTCTGTGGGGCGCTGTAAGGCTTATAATGAGGTTGACGTCGTTTCCCAAATCCGCGGCGGGACCATTATTGAGGTTTGTTTCGAAGAGGGTGCGCTAGTTGAAAAAGATCAAGCCCTTTTCCGGATCGATGACCGTAAATATCAGGCAGCGTTACAATCGGCAAAGGCAGCCCTAGAACGCAATACGGCGCAATTATCTATCGATCAGGTTCAGCTTGAGCGCTCCCAGTCGTTGATTACCAAGGACTATATCTCGAAGCAGGAGTTTGATACTTACGAGGCTCGGGTAAAGCAGGATCAAGCGAGTATTGAAGCCGCAAAGGCGGCCGTAACACAGGCCGAAGTAGATCTCGAGCATTGTACGATTCGTGCACCCTTTAAAGGTCTTGCGGGTAAGCGATTGGTTGATCTTGGGGCTGTCGTCAATGAACTACAAAAGGTCGTTTCGGTGCGCCAGATGTCGCCATTAAGTGTGGAGTTTTTTATCCCGGAAAATCACTTTCCAGAGCTTCACCGGCGTTTTAGAGATAATCAAAATCAACTAAAATTCGACGTTACCTTGATTGCAGAATCCTCCGTCCAGGCAAGTGGGGCACTGAAGTTTCTTGATAACCAGATCGACTCGGAAAGTGGCGTTATCCATCTTAAGGGCGATTTTGATAACCAAGATTTCCAGTTTTGGCCTGGGAATACCGTACGCCTTCAGCTCCATCTAGATATGCTTAAAAATGCGACCTTAATCCCAAGCGCGTGCTTAAGGATCAATAAAGATGGGAAGCCTTATGTGTATGTCATTAAAGAGGATGCTCAGTCTGCGACCAAGTACCGCGCCGCTTTGATTTATCCCGATGTTGGTTACCAAAATGAACAGTGGGCGCAAATTCGTCAAGGGATTGCGGTAGGTGATCGTGTCATTCTACATGGAAATATGTTGTTGGGCGATGGAGCCGATGTTATCCCAACGCCAGAACGCTAAGCGAGGAAACCGATGAAAAGCCTCAGTGAAATTTTTATCCGCCGTCCGGTGATGACGGTGTTATGTACGCTCTCGGTTATTTTCGCGGGCTACTTTTGTTATCAGCAGCTACCTGTAAGCGATCTTCCGGTCGTCGATTACCCTATTATCCAGGTTCGGGCGATGTATCCGGGCATGGATCCGCAGATGGTCGCATCGAATATCGCTTCGCCGCTCGAAGAAGAGTTCATGCAGATTTCTGGGGTCGAGCAGATTACATCGAGTAGTATGCAGGGTGCTGTCGCGATTACGCTACAGTTTAACCTCGATAAGAGTATCGATTCCGCGGCAACTGATGTACAGTCTGCGATTACGAGAGCTTCGAGCCAGCTACCGCAGGATATGCCGTCGCAACCGGTGTATGAGAAAACGGATCCCAATAGTACTCCGATTTACTTTTTAAGCCTTGTGAGTAACGCCTTATCGGAGGCAGAGCTATATGACCTCGCAGATCGGGAAATATCGGATAAAATCAGCATTTTAGATGGCGTCTCTAAGGTCCAGATCTACGGTGTTAAGCGGGCAATTCGGATTGAGATTGATACCGATCGGCTTTATAATAAGGGCATCGCGATTTCCGATGTCGTAGCGGCAATTCGTGCCGGAACGGTTTCGATGGCGGCAGGGACGCTAAAGGGCAAAAAAAATTCCCTCGTCCTCAAACCACAGGGGCAGCTTGAGACTGCTAAGGACTATAACGATCTTATTATTGCTTATAAAAATGGCGCACCAGTTTATCTGCGCGATATCGGTGATGCGGTTGAAAGCGTAGAATCCGAGGACATTTGTAATCACTATTGGAATCGGGGTATTACAGAAGACGTTGCTTCCGTTGCGCTGGCGGTAACGCGTGGGGCCGATGCGAATGCGATTAAGATTTCGAAAGCGATTAACGATCTCATTCCTACACTGAATAAGCAGTTGCCTTCTTCGGTAACATTGATTTCCGCCTATGACCGGGCACAAAAAATTATCGAATCGATCGACGATGTAAAAGAAACGCTCTTGATTGCATTTATTCTGGTTGTTTCGGTGATCTTTTTATTCCTTGGGCGTGTACGTGAAACGGTTATTCCAGTTGTCGCGTTACCCTTATCACTTTTGATTACATTTGTGGTCATGTGGATGTTGGGGTATTCGCTCGATAATTTATCACTTTTAGCCTTAACGCTTGCGATTGGATTCTTGGTCGATGACGCGATTGTATTTTTAGAGAACGTTGTCCGACGTATGGAGCAATTCGGCGAAACGCCTTTCCGAGCATCCATCGAAGGAGGTAAAGAAATCACGTTTACAATTTTATCAATGACGCTTTCGTTAGCGGCCGTCTTTATCCCAATGGTATTTATGCCGGGACAGCTTGGGCGTGTTTTTAGGGAATTTTCTATTACCATTGTCGTTGCGATTTTAGCGTCCGGTCTCGTTTCGATTACCGTAACGCCGATGATGTGTGCGCGTTTGTTGAAGCCCATCAGTGAGGAAAGTCGGACCGCTCTAGAGCGTTTGGTTAAGGCCGTTGAAGATCGCTTTTTAGCATTTTACGGAAAGACATTGCATTGGTTTTTGCGTCAAAAAGTACTCGCGATTACCATTTGGGTTCTAAGCCTCGGGCTCACTTATTTGTCCTATCTCAACCTTCCCAGAACTTTTTTGCCAGAAGGCGATAGTGGGATTATGATGGGGGTATTTATTGCAGAAGAAGGGGTATCTCCTCAACAAATGCGACAGTACCAAAAACAGATTCAGGCAGTCGTTTCTGCGGAACCCGATATTTACCAGAGCATTATTGTTTCAGGTTTAACGGGGTTAATGCAGAGCAATCAGGGAATTGTCGTTGCCTTTTTAAAAGATGGTAAGCGGGCAAGTATCCAAGAGGTTGTCAAAAATCTAACGCAAAAGCTGTATATGGTTCCAGGAGCAATGACCTTCTTACAACCTATGCCGAATTTGCAAATCAATACCGGGACGCAGAAAACGCAACAGGGGAAGTATGCCTTTGCGCTGACCTCGAATAATCCCGATGAACTCATCGAACCAGCACAGCAATTACAGATGGTGATGCTTCAGCATCCAGGCTTTAAATCAGTTTCGAGTGATTTGTTCCTCAAAAATCCGGAAGGCCTCGTACAGTTTTTACGCGAACAGAGTTCTCTTTACGGCGTCGATACCGCGACGGTTGAGAATGAAATTAAGAATGCGTTTTCTGAAAATTACGCCTACCTGATCAAAGGTGATACAGACCAGTACCAAGTGATTGTGACGGCAAAAGCTTCTTCGCGGAATTCCAAGGAAGATCTAGAAAATCTCTACCTACACTCTCAAAAAGGGAAACTCGTACCCTTTTCATCGGTTGCTAAGGTAGATAAAAAACTGGGTCTCGTATCGGTTAATCACATCAACAATATTAATTCTGTTACACTTTACTTCAACTTAGATGACAACTACGCGATTGGTGACGCAGCTGATTTTATACGTGCCAAGGCCGATGAGCTCTTACCGCCATCGGTAACGGGAGAGTTTCAGGGAGAAGCGGCAACATTTGCGGAAACGATGCGTGTGATTGTGATTTTGCTTTTCATAGCGATTTTCGTCATGTACGTGATTTTAGGGATTTTATACGAAAGTTACATTCATCCCATCACGGTTCTTTCTTCCCTACCGGTTGCGATTGCGGGTGGGCTTGCAACGCTATGGGGAGCCAAAGAGCTAGGAATTTCCGGGATGGAGCTTTCGCTATACGCGTGCATAGGGATTTTCATGCTCATAGGCATTGTCAAAAAGAACGGGATTATGATTGTAGATTTTGCGATTGCCCGACAGAAAGAGGGTAAATCTCCGGAAGAAGCGATTCACGAAGCGAGTCTTTCACGCTTTCGTCCGATCATCATGACGACGCTTGCAGCACTCATGGGCATGGTACCGATTGCCGCCGGATGGGGTGCGGATGGTGCTTCCCGGATACCGTTAGGGCTTTGTGTAGTCGGTGGCTTAGTCTTTTCCCAGATCATCACGCTCTACATCACACCGGTGATTTACGTCTGTTTTGAGTACTTCCAAGAGCGTGTCCTCGACAAAATTCCCTTCTTCGCCCGGGAGGTGGAATAAAATCCACATGTGAAACCTGTATTTCTGAAACAATAATTTTGGGGTTATAGCTCCTGCAGGGAGATATATTTGGTTTTTATAAATTTTTATAAACTTTATAAATAAAAGAAATTTGTTACAATGCTGAAGTATTGTGGGAAATGGGATAAATGATTTCGATGTAATAGGTAAGGCTATTAATTATTTTGGCTCCAAAGAGTGGGGCATTAAAAAGAATAAGATGAAGGCCGATGCTAAGGCAATCGGAGAAGCTATAAAGAATAGTGAAGCCGGAAAAGCTTTCAAGGCGATTGGAGGAGCTATTAAAGATGGTGTCAAAAATTTGAGTCTCGACATTGCTGATTCGTCAAAAGTGACAAAAGGCAAGCTGGATAAGTTTGGGAAGACAGCAAAGAAGGCCGTAGAGCAATCAAACTTCGCAGCCGCATCGAAATTTAAAAGCGCTTTTGGTCCAATGCAGGTAATAAACAAGTATACACCGATAAGGGAAGAAAGGCAGTATGGCAACCAAAAGATAGGATCTTGTAAAATGAATGTTATTGTTGGTTTTCAAGACAAAAAAGGAAACGAAATAAGTACCGATCAGTTCTTAGATGAGCTGAACGAAGCCCGAAAAGCTGTGGGTATGAAACCGTTGAAAGGTTTTGAAAGCGTCCATTTCACCCATAAAGCCATATATCGATGATTAAGCTTGACCTCAAATTTTAAAGATATTACCGAAGCTTTTGCCAAGGAGGGTGGAGACGCCCATGATGGCAATTGCTAAAAAGGTCATGGCCCAGACGCCAAGTGCACAGGCGAGGAATGGGCCGTCGCCAAGCATGTGAATCAACTCATAAATGGCCTTCGTAATTGGGTAAAACTGTTGCTTCTGGGCAAGTACAATCGAGTCGGAAACTTCGAGCATCGTTTGGGAGAAAACCAGTAAGCCGCCCGCAATGAGGTTTGCACTGATTAACGGAATTGTGATCTTGAAGGTCGAACGGATCGGAGAACAACCAAAACACTGAGCAGCTTCCTCATAGGCGACACTGGTCTGTTGGAGCCCTGCACTTGCCGAGCGGACCATAAAGGGCAGTTTACGAATGGCGTATGCGATGATGAGTAGCGTTGTTGGATTTTCAATAGGATTGAGAAAGGCAAAAAGACGTCCGGTTTGGCTCATAGCAAGATAACCGAAGGCCGTTACAAGCCCCGGCACCGAGAGTGGTAACATCGCCAGAGAATCGATGAGATTCCGACCAGGGAAGCGTGTGCGAACGACCACAAAGGCGATCGAAATCCCCAAGAGAAGGGCTATAATGGTCGCACAGCTTGAATAGATGAGGCTATTGAGGATCGAGGGCGTCGTAAGAGGATGTCCAAGCGCAATGGCGTAATTTTGGAACGTCCATGTCTCCGGTAACATCGTGCTGTACCAATCGGAGGCACAGGATTTTAAGATCACCGCAAGGTGCGGTAAGAGGGCACAAAACGTAACGCTGAAAAATCCAAAGCTTAAAAAAAGTTGAAAGCAAAAATGAGGGCGGACTGTAACTGCGGTATGCGTAGCTTTTGAAATTGATGCAAAGTCATAACGACCGAGGACAAATTTCCCTAAAATGTAGAACAGAAGTGAAAAACAGAGCATTACGGAGACTAGTGCATAAGGAAAAGGATTTCCGCCAATATCCTTGAGTCCGAAGTAAATTTGGACCGGGGTGACCGTGTTGTAATCAAAAATAAGCGGTACACCGAGTTCCGTAAACGCCCAGATGAAGACCAGTGTCGAACCCGCAAAAATCCCCGGCGTAATGAGTGGAAGTGTGATCTTAAAAAATCGTTTGAGACCGATACAGCCAAAGTTCGCCGCGGCTTCTTCCATCGCAGAGTCGATATTTGCAAGCGACGCAATGATATTGAGATACAGAATAGGATAAAGCCCGAGGGCATTCATCAGCACAATCCCCAAGAGCTTGTAATGGCCAAGCCAATCGATAATTTCCCCGGTGGGTAGCCAGCCAAATTTCCAGAGCAGCGCGTTTACAATCCCGTAAGAACCGAAAATCTGCTGAATGCCAATCGCTCCAACAAAAGGCGGGAGCATAATGGGTAATAGTGTCGCTGTTGTGAGAATTTTTTTAAACGGAAATTCGTATTTGTGCGAACAGTACGCAAGCGGAATCGCAATCAGTAGAGCTGTCAAAGTCGACATGAGCCCGATAATAATCGCATTACAGAGGCCCTCGACGTATACGTGATTTTGGAAAATGATTTTAAAAAAACCGAGCGTCCACTGGCCATCGACGTTAAAGAACCCGCCCTGGAGAATTTCCCAAATCGGCCACAAAAAGAAGCACCCTAACAGTAGGGTTGTGACGACGAACACGCTCAGCGAAAATAATTTAGTCATGCCACTTTCCGCCCTAACGAAAATGGTTTTTCCCTAAAAAGTCCAAGCTATTTTTGTTCGGAAAAGATCGGATCCCATAGCCGTTTTATTTTTTGTGCCAGAAGAATCTCTTTAGCAGGTGCGATTTCCGCGATTGGCAGCACAAAAGAATAGGATATAAACGGGGATTGAAATTCATAACCAAAGGCGCCCTCGATTAGGAGTGAACGGAGATAATGTTCGAAAAAGAGCTGGTTATCACCGTCTAAAATTGAATCTATGGGGATAAGTTCGACCGGTGCGTAGGGATCGGGGTTGAGGATGAGCAGTTGGATATTTTTGTAGTTCATTGTACGCAAAATCCAGCCGTATAGTACGAGTTGAAAGCCCGTGAGAGAGTCTGGCAGACGCGTGTATTTTTTCGCTAGCTTTTTAAGGTCTTTTGTCGATGTAGCACCTGTTTTGTAGTCGATTAAAATTAGATCGTTTTGTGCATTTTCTGAATGAAAATTGTTACGAAAAGGTTTTTTCGATAAAATCGCATCTGCACGCCCGCAGATAGGAATTTCCGTACCATCCGAAAGACAGAGTGGCGTTTGAAGGTCGATTTCGCTCGTTAAATAGGGGTATTCCGTATTTGTTCCCAGTTTTTCAGCAATTCTTAGGGCATTGGTAACTGCATTGTTGAGGACGCTTTTTCGCGGTGTAGAGGGTATTAACTCTAATGCTTTAGCCTGAATCAACATTTGCATTTCACGAAGTTCAGGAAGCGTTGTGTTGGGAAAAGCGAGTAGTTGGTGTGTCCAAATGCCGGCCCATTTTTTCGGCTCAAAATCGAGTGTTGTGGGGGCGTTCTTTAAAATGTGACGATACCAAACACTTTCGGAATGTGTATACGCGTGCTCGATAGCCGTTGTGGACAGTCGGATACAGTCTGTTTTTCGAGTGTATGCAAAAATGCTCTGAGCCTTTTGTGGACCGGTGCGTTCCTGGTGAACATGTTCAAGCTCTGGAAAACTCGAGCGATTTTCATTTTTCCGACAATGAACGGTGATGGTGCTTACCCGATCGGGCGATAAAATTGTTTCTGTAACTTGGTGATAAAGCAGCGAAAAAGTCGACGATTGAGAGGTACGTTCTGTCAAAAAATCAATGCGTGGAGCGTTCAAATTTCGTAGCGCTTCAAGCGATTTTTCGGGAACTTCATTCCCTAAAAAGACAATAATACGGTTAAACGACAGCAGCCGTACGGAGGTCAGATCAAGTAAGTAAATGGAAGTTTTACAGGACACATAGGGGTGTTGCGGTTGAGAATGATGAGCAATTTCGATAAAATCCAAAAAGGCGTTCTTTGTGACCGCATAATCTGCGGGAAATTTTTTGAAAATGTTCGGGAAAATTGTTTCTGTATTTTCGGTAAATACCCCTAAAAGACCTTCTTTAGGGAGGAGTGGGTAGTTTTGAAGAAATTCGCAGATGTGCGGGGGAAGGTTTTGGCGCAGTGTATTGATATCCCGCGTTGGATTGAGCGCAAAAGCCTCTGCCAAAATTTCACGAATCGGTTTTTCTCGGGGCGACGTCGGTTGGAGCTTTTGCCAAGCGGTGTAAAAATCGATGAAGTCCTCCAAACGTTCGGTTCGTTGCCAATACAGCCATGCAGCGAGGAAATTGTCCCGTAAATTCGAGGTGTGTGCCCTAAATCCGCTTAAAAACGGCAAATTTTTTTTTTGGAGAGCATAGGCAATTCGCACGGCGTCTGCTTCGGTAAAACAAATAATCGCAGTAGTTTCGGTGGGAATAGAAGTATTTGGGAATTGTTTCTGAGCGAGCGATTGTGTAATATAAGTACCTGTATCGCCATCGACGATTGAAAAAACTTTTTCTGCGACACTGCTTGCGTTTTGCAGAGAAGGGCGCAATATCACCTCGTCCCAATTTTTCCCGAGCGTTTTGTGCATTGGCACCACGCCGTTCTTCAGATCGAAAGCGAAATAGGTAACCCGTTTGGCAATCGTTTTACACAGTCGAGCAAATGGTGCGCTGAGATAAAGGGGATCCGACGCGGTAATCCCAAATAGAAGAAAATGCTGGAAAATTTTTTGAGGGAAAACTTTTCCCCAATCTTGGTGACATAAGAATTGTTCGGGTGTGATCCAACCAAGGCGATGCAACTCCGCAGCGATTATTTTCTCAGTCTCAGGATTGTGACGTAAAACTTTAAAACTTGCTTCGGGCGACGTGCATGGAATGTTACGATTGCGTAATAAAAATAGCAACTCGTGACGTGTAACAATGTGAGGTATTTCTGGGTTTTGTTGCAGAACCCATTCTAAAAAGTCTTCGAAAGTAAACCATGCAATACCCGCCAAATTCGGGAAGTGCTGTTCCGTGAATTGCCGGAGGTACAAAATTACAACTTGAGAAGGGCAGAGTGCGCAAGTGGAAATCGCTTCATGATGGTCCAACGCGGAAAATAGCGATGACAAATCTTGCTGAATTGAACGAAAATCGCTTGTCACGAACCCCGGCACATCGGTTATGCAAGCAAACGTTATTGGGTTGCAAGTTTCGAAATCGCGCTAAGATGTTGTGCCGTCGGTATGCACCAAATTACGTTCAGCAAGCAGAGCCTGAAGGAGTTCAATCAACTCGACAGGAAAATGCAGCTTGAGTTTGTCGAGCAGCTGAGCGTGTTTTGCGATGAGTGCTTGAAACATAAATCGACAAATGTCCAAAAATTTCGCCGTGGCGAACGTGACATTTATCGCTGCCGTATCGGTGATTTGCGCGTCTACTTCGAACTCAACGAGGATGCTGTTTTGTGCACGTACATCCTCCACCAGCACACACTATCCGATTTTATCTATCGCAATAAGCTGCCGATTTCAGAAGAGCAGATGTGCGAACAATACGATTCGTTCTGGAAATATTTGGAATCCTTGCGTCGCTGATCAAAAAACGAGTTAAGGTAATCTCGCTGCTTGATAGAGCTGCTGGGTAATTCTCGCGAGTTTGGGACCGTATCCGGAGTCCATTGCCCAGGTTCCACAGAGATCGAAAACCGTTTGGACTGTTCCGAAATTTGGGCCCGTTTCGATAAAGTGACGACGAGGATCGACGCAGGGGCGATGTAACGATTCTCGGGAAGCATAGGCTTTTAAGTGTTGAATGTGTGCGCGTATGCCCTCTCGAACCGAGGCGAAAGAAGCACCGCGAGCTGCGTTGTCGACACAGCCAATGCCGGCAAAGTTATTTTGTTCCGGTCGAACATTTCCTGTAAAGCGCAAAAAAGCCGTCTCGACGATCATTTGTGAAAGTGCAACCCAGACATTGATCGATTCGATAGCCGATTCCTGAAAGTATATATCGACGATTGTTCTTATTTTTTCAGTGGGAATTGCGGGATTGTTTTGGCTAATAAAATCGACGATTTTAGTTTTACTGAAGCGGTTTTTAGGTGCTTTTTTAGACGTGTAGATCCAGAAAATCGCAGGAGTACTGGGAGGTGTATCGGAAGCAACGGTCCACAATATGAACACACTGCCGCCGATTAAAAATAACAGAAAAAGGCCCCATATCCTTAGAAATTTTTTCATAACGCAATTTAACAACAGTGCAGTGGTTCTTCTGATGGTTGCTCCTCAAAACGCGCTAAATACGCGACGCTAGGGATAATAATCATCGCACCTAAAACAACATTCAGCGCAATGGGTTCATGAAAAATAAGGTAACCTAACGTACTCGCTAAAATGAGTTCCACATAACGGAAGGGTGCCGTTGCAGAAACATCTACATCGCGGAATGCCATTAAAATGCAGTAGAGTAGGCCGTTTGCACCAATTCCTAGCGCGATAAGTAGCGCCAATGTACCTC from Verrucomicrobiota bacterium includes the following:
- a CDS encoding TraR/DksA C4-type zinc finger protein — its product is MGEVKGTQALLKVLKNRRRRHASASSDVSYFSMDDVRQVLLDRENEQRAQESRVRTQHKQKLIEKILEEKKNSVVSAAGVADILGFNPMSRATPLTIEVPKNIDTKFRECYLALQRLKNIINNKEPVTPGLEFAWGMLKNEPDKLKEVQDALDRMEQGTYGICEITGEPIDLERLKAVPFARYSVRGQQEFERRSALKKEQAGTLFSEESETMFGDNYEESE
- the lspA gene encoding signal peptidase II encodes the protein MKSRNKTLFWVLFLIITTADQLTKWAAESYLRHGIVFNKWFSLRVSHNTGCAWGLLPNQSLTLAWIGFGALILAVLFRKKLNWYASPWISSCLLGGILGNVLDRFIRGYVVDFVVINLQIYRWPAFNLADAAMCIALVCWLFSRR
- a CDS encoding TolC family protein, with the translated sequence MRVSAWKDDVSRKWARWALGLLVFFSGCTTAKRGSHSGSDPYIEMAESLQHEGLGDLPRVTQQREEDAYALNGRELDLYELLDVALRRNPSTRIAWHQMCAASAAKKKADSAFYPSVDVGLKGIRTEQLGNAVVDENKKVRMKTNLSTVLSPEVGVYYSLFKFGAHKEASHAALRNLEAAHFQFSQAIQDAVFYVALAYFGLDSALATVEANQQNLEDAKVALDVARNRHESGLASKQDLLKAQAAYSAAVFDLESSQSAVASAQAKLALSLGVYVSSNLKITRVTSVVAPPVDEIEATLTQALGARQDLRALEKKLEAKRHQLKAKERDYYPELITGLTASRQKIRHISGMYNNFSAYVGVQWNIFDGFSRTAERLMAREEMRIAEMELRAKELDITSQVWEHFYALKSAVQKLEAAKESENCAQEAFNYTREAYQNGLCSFTDLLTSQSALSLARRQLVCAKNDLSIEWVQLAHASGQALKKDDIYEKI
- a CDS encoding efflux RND transporter periplasmic adaptor subunit — its product is MRKFKQLGHVFCALGLLLTGCGKQEQPQKGRPPVPVIMTQAIQQDLPVTLGSVGRCKAYNEVDVVSQIRGGTIIEVCFEEGALVEKDQALFRIDDRKYQAALQSAKAALERNTAQLSIDQVQLERSQSLITKDYISKQEFDTYEARVKQDQASIEAAKAAVTQAEVDLEHCTIRAPFKGLAGKRLVDLGAVVNELQKVVSVRQMSPLSVEFFIPENHFPELHRRFRDNQNQLKFDVTLIAESSVQASGALKFLDNQIDSESGVIHLKGDFDNQDFQFWPGNTVRLQLHLDMLKNATLIPSACLRINKDGKPYVYVIKEDAQSATKYRAALIYPDVGYQNEQWAQIRQGIAVGDRVILHGNMLLGDGADVIPTPER
- a CDS encoding efflux RND transporter permease subunit translates to MKSLSEIFIRRPVMTVLCTLSVIFAGYFCYQQLPVSDLPVVDYPIIQVRAMYPGMDPQMVASNIASPLEEEFMQISGVEQITSSSMQGAVAITLQFNLDKSIDSAATDVQSAITRASSQLPQDMPSQPVYEKTDPNSTPIYFLSLVSNALSEAELYDLADREISDKISILDGVSKVQIYGVKRAIRIEIDTDRLYNKGIAISDVVAAIRAGTVSMAAGTLKGKKNSLVLKPQGQLETAKDYNDLIIAYKNGAPVYLRDIGDAVESVESEDICNHYWNRGITEDVASVALAVTRGADANAIKISKAINDLIPTLNKQLPSSVTLISAYDRAQKIIESIDDVKETLLIAFILVVSVIFLFLGRVRETVIPVVALPLSLLITFVVMWMLGYSLDNLSLLALTLAIGFLVDDAIVFLENVVRRMEQFGETPFRASIEGGKEITFTILSMTLSLAAVFIPMVFMPGQLGRVFREFSITIVVAILASGLVSITVTPMMCARLLKPISEESRTALERLVKAVEDRFLAFYGKTLHWFLRQKVLAITIWVLSLGLTYLSYLNLPRTFLPEGDSGIMMGVFIAEEGVSPQQMRQYQKQIQAVVSAEPDIYQSIIVSGLTGLMQSNQGIVVAFLKDGKRASIQEVVKNLTQKLYMVPGAMTFLQPMPNLQINTGTQKTQQGKYAFALTSNNPDELIEPAQQLQMVMLQHPGFKSVSSDLFLKNPEGLVQFLREQSSLYGVDTATVENEIKNAFSENYAYLIKGDTDQYQVIVTAKASSRNSKEDLENLYLHSQKGKLVPFSSVAKVDKKLGLVSVNHINNINSVTLYFNLDDNYAIGDAADFIRAKADELLPPSVTGEFQGEAATFAETMRVIVILLFIAIFVMYVILGILYESYIHPITVLSSLPVAIAGGLATLWGAKELGISGMELSLYACIGIFMLIGIVKKNGIMIVDFAIARQKEGKSPEEAIHEASLSRFRPIIMTTLAALMGMVPIAAGWGADGASRIPLGLCVVGGLVFSQIITLYITPVIYVCFEYFQERVLDKIPFFAREVE